The stretch of DNA TTCGGGCTGCGCCACATTTTCTTAAGGTCAAATTCTTCGACGCGCTGCTCATCCGGGGTGATGGTGGCGCATTTAATACCGACATTGTGCTTTTTAATGGCGTTGGCGGCGTCGACTGTGATTTGGTCATTCGTCGCGTCACGGCTTTGGATAGAGAGATCATAATCCAAAAGTTCAATATCCAGATAAGGCAGAATAAGGCGCTCTTTGATCATATCCCACATGATGCGAGTCATTTCGTCGCCGTTCATATCCACAACAGGATTATTTACCTTGATTTTAGCCATGTTTACCTCTGTAACGCGTGTGTAAATTTCAGCGGTGTCTACCGCCTTTTGCAGCACATAACAAGTATAGGTCATGCAAAGACCGTAACGGGAAACAGGCAATGGGAAAAACAACAAAAGACCAATTAGGCAAGGTCGTGGCAAAGCCGGTTACGGCGGGCGATATTCCCGCTGTAATCTTGGTGCGACCTCAACTGGGTGAAAATATCGGGGCGGCCTGTCGCGCCATGTTAAACTTTGGCCTGACAGAATTGCGCTTGGTTGCCCCGCGTGACGGTTGGCCCAATCCAGCGGCGGATGCCTTGGCGGCAGGTGCGATTGATGTGCTGAATAATGCCAAGCTTTATCCCGACACAGAATCGGCGCTGGCTGATATCAATTACTGCTTGGCCGCCACCGCGCGCCGCCGTGAAATGGAACTGCCCGTAGTCGGCACAGATGTTGTCGGCGGTGAGTTGAGGTCCGAAATTGCACAGGGTCGACGCACGGCCATAATGTTTGGGCCAGAAAAGGCGGGTCTGACCAATGATGATGTGGTGCTGGCCGATGCCATTATCACCTATCCGATTAATCCCGCATTTCAGTCCTTGAACCTCGCCCAGGCCGTGGGAGTGTTTAGCTATATCTGGGCAGCGTCAGAATCCACCGCGCCGCCGCCTGTGTTTGATGACGTACAATCCGCGCCCGCCAAGCGCGAAGATTTGGTGCGCATGTTTGAACATCTAGAGGACGAATTATCAAAAGCGGGCTTTTTCTTCCCGACAACCAAGACTGACCTGATGCGCCGCAATATTCGCGCGCCGTTCACACGGGCCAAAATGACAGAACAAGAAGTGCGCACCATGCGCGGCATGATTAAAGCGCTGGCCAAAGGGCGCGGGGTTGCGCATCAGGCCCAAAACGCTAAAAGCGCGCCGAAGGATAAGGACACATAATGCTCGGAAAATATTCAAAATTTGTCGGTTATGCCTGTATTATTATGGCAGCGATTGCCGGGTTTAAACTCGCCTCTGCGGTATTAATTCCGCTGCTAGCGCTGGTCTCGACATTGTTCATGGTGCGGTCCCGCATGGATATTAGCAAGACAGAACGTCGCCACGCGCCGCCCAACCGCCTTATTGAAGGCGCATTTTTATTCGCAACGCAATTAATGATTATCTTCATTGCTTATTTGCTCGGTTATTTCGCGGGTTCAGAAGGCGGGGCCTATTTCGTTGACTTTATGTCGGGTAATCGCGGATAGGCTAGGCAATTGGTGCGGGCCGCTTTCGTAGGCCGTCCCACATGAACATCAACACCGCGATCCAAATAAAGCCAAAACATAATGCGTGAGCGCGAGTAAACGGCTCGCCGTAATAAAGGCCGCAGCAAAACTGCAAGGTCGGGCCGATGAATTGCAAAAATCCCAGCGTGGACAGTTTTAATTTGCGCGCCGCCACCGCAAAGCAGAGCAACGGCAGCACAGTTATGGGGCCAGCCGCTAGCATCAATAGCGATATAGACAGCCCGCCGTGATTTGGCGCAGGGCCAAAGACAATGGTGCCCGTCTGTCCCAGATATATGAGGTATCCAATCGCTGCGGGTAGCAGGACAATTGTCTCGACTAGCAAGCCCGGCATAGCGCCGACGTCGACTTGTTTGCGGATGACGCCGTAGAGTCCAAAGCTACAGGCGAGAAACAGCGATATGCCTGGAAAAACACCGCCGTAAACGGCCAGTATCGTGACGCCAATAACGGCGAAGACCACGGCTAAAATTTGAAGCTTTGATAGTCTTTCACCAAAAAACATGACACCAACCAGCACGTAGAGCAGGGGGTTGATATAATAGCCAAGGCTGGCTTGGAAAATCTGGTCAATCTGTATGGCCCAAATATACATGCCCCAATTTGCCGCCAGCGCGATAGCGGCAATGAACAGCCAGAATAGCATTTTCGGGTTCTTAAAGACCCGCCCCACGTCAGGGAATTGCCGCCGTGCCGCGATAATCAAAAGCCCAAAAGGGACAGACCATAATATGCGGTGCGCGAGGATTTCCAGCGCGCCGACTTCCTCGGTCATTTTGAAATAAATGGGAAAGAACCCCCATATCGTATAGGCCGCTATGCCCGCCAGAAGACCATGGCTCCAGACGGATGTTTGGCTGTTATGTGGCGGCGAGGGGCTCATCATTTCGCTATGCGCCGTGACGGCGTGCTCGGCAAGCTGGATTTGGCTGTATTTTGCGCTATTTTGGCTTGACGCAACGGGCGTAAGCCTTAAAAGCCCGCTATCCCTTTTAGGGATTTTTACGGGTTGGTGTGGTGCCGCCGTTTCTATCGCGATTTGAATAGGTCAAATCGCCGGGCCACGCTTTAAGAAAAGGGACAGCTATGTCCAAACGTATTCAAGCCAAATATAAAATCGACCGCCGCATGGGTGAAAACATTTGGGGCCGCCCCAAGTCACCCGTTAATAAGCGCCCTTTCCCTCCGGGACAGCACGGCCAAGGTCGTAAGTCTAAGCTGTCTGATTTCGGTACACAGCTACGTGCCAAGCAAAAGCTGAAAGGTTACTACGGTAACATCCAAGAGAAACAGTTCCGCAACATCTATTTTGAAGCCACGCGTCAGCGCGGCGATACATCAGAGCAGTTGATCGGCCTTCTAGAGCGCCGTCTTGACGCCGTTGTTTACCGCGCGAAGTTCGTGCCAACTGTGTTTGCCGCGCGTCAGTTCGTCAATCACGGCCACGTCCTAGTCAACGGCAAGAAAGTCAATATCCCGTCTTACCGTTGTAAAGAAGGTGACGTGATTGAAGTGCGCGAAAAGTCACGCACAATGGCCCTTGTCCTCGAAGCGCTCGAATCGGCTGAACGTGATGTGCCAGAATATATTTCACTTGACCCCAAAGCGATGCAAGCGACATTCACGCGCATCCCAAGCTTTGACGAAGTACCCTATGCAGCGCAAATGGAACCAAACCTCGTCGTCGAATTCTATTCACGCTAGTCATCTCGCTGAGTGGGGCGACAGTCTAAATATAAAAAAGCCCTCGCAAATGCGGGGGCTTTTTTTATGGGGGGGGCGGGTCTGTTGAGGTTCGTTGTGGGGGCAAAGCGGACCTGAAACCGGTATCACAATAGATCCAAGCACATAAATCTGGATTAGGTCAAACAACCTAAATTGGAATTCAATTGTATGTCTAATATATTTGACATGTTAAAAATATTAGACTACGCCTTATTTTGAAATTGCAGGGAGATCCAATGATGCAGGTTGAAGATAATAGAAGAGTGGTCAACTTTAGAGAAAAAATGGCGTGGGTGATGGTTGCAGGTTTACTCACAGCAAGTGGATTCTATTTTTATACCATGTTCAATGTCTCTGCAGCTACGGAACAGGTTCCTAAACCCGCTGTTATCGCCCTAACTGTAATATTTGTCGTCATCTTGACTATTATTGCCATAGTTGGGGCCATCGTTGCGGCGCTTTCTAATCTGAGTGAAGCGAATGATTTACTGGATGAACGAGACAAGCTAATTTCTTTGCATAGCACACGCTGGGCCAGCGTCGTAACAAGCATCATTCTAATCATCACAATGCTGGCATACTTC from Fretibacter rubidus encodes:
- the rpsD gene encoding 30S ribosomal protein S4, producing the protein MSKRIQAKYKIDRRMGENIWGRPKSPVNKRPFPPGQHGQGRKSKLSDFGTQLRAKQKLKGYYGNIQEKQFRNIYFEATRQRGDTSEQLIGLLERRLDAVVYRAKFVPTVFAARQFVNHGHVLVNGKKVNIPSYRCKEGDVIEVREKSRTMALVLEALESAERDVPEYISLDPKAMQATFTRIPSFDEVPYAAQMEPNLVVEFYSR
- the rarD gene encoding EamA family transporter RarD, which produces MMSPSPPHNSQTSVWSHGLLAGIAAYTIWGFFPIYFKMTEEVGALEILAHRILWSVPFGLLIIAARRQFPDVGRVFKNPKMLFWLFIAAIALAANWGMYIWAIQIDQIFQASLGYYINPLLYVLVGVMFFGERLSKLQILAVVFAVIGVTILAVYGGVFPGISLFLACSFGLYGVIRKQVDVGAMPGLLVETIVLLPAAIGYLIYLGQTGTIVFGPAPNHGGLSISLLMLAAGPITVLPLLCFAVAARKLKLSTLGFLQFIGPTLQFCCGLYYGEPFTRAHALCFGFIWIAVLMFMWDGLRKRPAPIA
- a CDS encoding RNA methyltransferase, whose product is MGKTTKDQLGKVVAKPVTAGDIPAVILVRPQLGENIGAACRAMLNFGLTELRLVAPRDGWPNPAADALAAGAIDVLNNAKLYPDTESALADINYCLAATARRREMELPVVGTDVVGGELRSEIAQGRRTAIMFGPEKAGLTNDDVVLADAIITYPINPAFQSLNLAQAVGVFSYIWAASESTAPPPVFDDVQSAPAKREDLVRMFEHLEDELSKAGFFFPTTKTDLMRRNIRAPFTRAKMTEQEVRTMRGMIKALAKGRGVAHQAQNAKSAPKDKDT